The Pseudomonas iranensis genome includes a window with the following:
- a CDS encoding mannose-1-phosphate guanylyltransferase/mannose-6-phosphate isomerase, producing MIPVILSGGSGSRLWPLSRKQFPKQFLALTGEHTLFQQTLERLVFEGMDTPIVVCNKEHRFIVNEQLAARNLECQRILMEPFGRNTSPAVALTAMMLVNEGRDELMLVLPADHVLEDQKALQRALALATVAAENGEMVLFGVPATKPETGYGYIKSTADSLLPEGVSRVSHFVEKPDVKRATEYVESGGYYWNSGMFLFRASRFLEELKKHDPDIYDTCLLTLERSQQDADTVTLDEATFACCPDNSIDYSVMEKTQRACVVPLSAGWSDVGCWSSLWEVNEKDANGNVSKGDVVIQDSKNCMIHGNGKLVSVIGLENIVVVETKDAMMIAHKDKVQGVKQMVNTLNAQGRSETQNHCEVYRPWGSYDSVDMGGRFQVKHISVKPGACLSLQMHHHRAEHWIVVSGTAEVTCDENVFLLTENQSTYIPIASVHRLRNPGKIPLEIIEVQSGSYLGEDDIERFEDIYGRSTPIERGVSVKTIAQ from the coding sequence ATGATTCCGGTGATCTTGTCAGGTGGTAGCGGTTCGCGTCTGTGGCCTCTTTCGCGCAAGCAATTCCCCAAGCAATTTCTCGCCCTGACCGGCGAACACACACTGTTTCAGCAAACCCTCGAGCGCCTGGTGTTCGAAGGTATGGACACGCCGATCGTGGTCTGCAACAAGGAACACCGTTTCATCGTCAACGAGCAACTGGCCGCGCGCAATCTGGAATGCCAGCGCATCCTGATGGAACCGTTCGGCCGCAACACGTCGCCGGCCGTGGCCCTGACCGCGATGATGCTGGTCAATGAAGGCCGTGACGAATTGATGCTGGTGCTGCCGGCCGACCACGTGCTGGAAGACCAGAAAGCCCTGCAACGCGCGCTGGCCCTGGCCACCGTCGCAGCCGAGAACGGCGAGATGGTCCTGTTCGGCGTGCCAGCGACCAAGCCGGAAACCGGCTACGGCTACATCAAGTCCACCGCCGACTCGCTGCTGCCGGAAGGCGTCAGCCGCGTCTCGCACTTCGTCGAAAAACCGGACGTCAAACGTGCCACCGAATACGTTGAATCCGGCGGTTACTACTGGAACAGCGGCATGTTTCTGTTCCGCGCCAGCCGCTTCCTCGAAGAGCTGAAAAAACACGATCCGGACATCTACGACACCTGCCTGCTGACTCTCGAGCGCAGCCAGCAGGACGCCGACACCGTGACCCTGGACGAAGCCACTTTCGCCTGCTGCCCGGACAATTCGATCGACTACTCGGTGATGGAAAAAACCCAGCGCGCCTGCGTGGTGCCACTGAGCGCCGGCTGGAGCGATGTCGGTTGCTGGTCGTCGCTGTGGGAAGTCAACGAGAAAGACGCCAACGGCAACGTCAGCAAAGGCGACGTGGTCATCCAGGACAGCAAGAACTGCATGATCCACGGCAACGGCAAACTGGTCTCGGTGATCGGTCTGGAAAACATCGTCGTGGTCGAAACCAAGGACGCGATGATGATTGCCCACAAGGACAAGGTCCAGGGCGTCAAGCAGATGGTCAACACCCTCAATGCCCAGGGCCGCAGCGAAACCCAGAACCACTGCGAAGTCTATCGTCCGTGGGGCTCGTACGACTCGGTGGACATGGGCGGGCGTTTCCAGGTCAAGCACATCTCGGTCAAGCCGGGCGCGTGCCTGTCGCTGCAGATGCACCACCACCGCGCCGAACACTGGATCGTGGTCAGCGGCACCGCCGAAGTGACCTGCGACGAGAACGTGTTCCTGCTTACCGAAAACCAGTCGACCTACATCCCGATCGCCTCGGTGCATCGCCTGCGCAACCCGGGCAAGATCCCGCTGGAAATCATTGAAGTGCAGTCAGGTTCGTATTTGGGTGAAGACGATATCGAGCGTTTCGAAGATATCTATGGTCGCTCCACCCCGATCGAACGCGGCGTGTCGGTGAAGACCATCGCGCAGTGA
- a CDS encoding alginate O-acetyltransferase AlgF: MTFTTTPRRLAKSFALVAGLSVLSVPAFAGGDAALYGPTAPKGSTFVRVYNASNAEVSATVGSTNLSDIAPLASSDFSFMPGGDYSAKVGSQTLPVKLAGDHYYTLVNNASGAPQLIEEPPFKNKQKSLVRVQNLSDKSLTLKTADGKTEVVPNVAAKGRGEREINPVKVSLALYEGDKKVGDVKPVALERGEAAVLYVTGNGSNLSPVWVKRPVSTR; the protein is encoded by the coding sequence ATGACTTTCACTACAACTCCTCGTCGTCTCGCTAAAAGCTTCGCACTGGTTGCTGGCCTCAGCGTACTTTCCGTCCCAGCCTTCGCCGGTGGCGACGCCGCCCTGTACGGCCCGACCGCACCGAAAGGTTCGACCTTCGTGCGTGTCTACAACGCCAGCAACGCTGAAGTCAGCGCGACTGTCGGCAGCACCAACCTGAGCGACATCGCGCCACTGGCCAGCAGCGACTTCAGCTTCATGCCGGGCGGCGACTACAGCGCCAAAGTCGGCAGCCAGACCCTGCCGGTGAAACTCGCCGGTGACCACTACTACACCCTGGTCAACAACGCTTCCGGCGCGCCGCAACTGATCGAAGAGCCGCCGTTCAAGAACAAGCAGAAGTCCCTGGTGCGTGTACAGAACCTCAGCGACAAATCGCTGACCCTGAAAACCGCCGACGGCAAGACCGAAGTGGTGCCGAACGTGGCAGCCAAGGGCCGTGGCGAACGTGAAATCAACCCGGTGAAAGTCAGCCTGGCACTGTACGAAGGCGACAAGAAAGTCGGCGACGTGAAACCAGTCGCCCTGGAGCGTGGTGAGGCAGCGGTGCTGTACGTCACCGGCAACGGCAGCAACCTGTCGCCAGTCTGGGTGAAACGCCCGGTGTCGACTCGCTAA
- a CDS encoding alginate O-acetyltransferase: MTRSLRIFYIALFLVTLLVLGLWSIRSFFGFSTNADATVLNGRWTKAVETHYDDEFPIKRLGTNLWAALDFKLFNEGRPGVVLGRDQWLYSDEEFNPIVNEQQNLQGNYALVEGVRQTLKEKGVKLVMAIVPAKVRLYPEHLDEVKPSSIHQNLYQDFHARVAADKILAPDLLGPLQQAKQNGQQVFLRTDTHWTPEGAEIAANTLAKTIAEKFPLSGEPQRFVTTPAEKVTHKGDLRLFLPLDPLFENMMPAPEPLLKRNTVAAEQPAGDDALFANSEVPVALIGTSYSANPNWNFVGALKQALHSDVVNYAEDGHGPILPMLSYLKSDDFKNSPPQVLIWEFPERYLPVNNEIGDADPQWVAELKQAGARQQNVAINTKSETPDRAQN, encoded by the coding sequence ATGACCCGCTCATTACGCATCTTCTACATCGCCCTGTTCCTGGTGACGCTGTTGGTCCTCGGTCTGTGGTCGATTCGCAGCTTCTTCGGCTTCAGCACCAACGCCGACGCGACGGTGCTCAATGGCCGCTGGACCAAGGCGGTGGAAACCCACTACGACGATGAATTCCCGATCAAGCGTCTGGGCACCAACCTCTGGGCCGCGCTGGATTTCAAACTGTTCAACGAAGGTCGTCCGGGCGTCGTGCTCGGCCGCGACCAGTGGTTGTACAGCGATGAAGAATTCAACCCGATCGTCAACGAACAGCAGAACCTGCAAGGCAACTACGCGCTGGTCGAAGGCGTGCGCCAGACCCTGAAAGAGAAAGGCGTGAAACTGGTGATGGCGATCGTCCCGGCCAAGGTGCGTCTGTATCCGGAGCATCTGGATGAAGTGAAGCCTTCGAGCATTCACCAGAACCTGTATCAGGATTTCCACGCCCGTGTCGCGGCCGACAAGATCCTCGCCCCTGACCTGCTCGGCCCGCTGCAACAGGCCAAGCAGAACGGTCAGCAAGTGTTCCTGCGCACCGACACTCACTGGACCCCGGAAGGTGCCGAGATCGCAGCCAACACTCTGGCGAAAACCATTGCCGAGAAATTCCCGCTGAGCGGCGAGCCACAGCGCTTCGTTACCACGCCAGCAGAGAAGGTCACGCACAAGGGCGACCTGCGTCTGTTCCTGCCGCTCGATCCGCTGTTCGAAAACATGATGCCGGCGCCTGAGCCACTGCTCAAACGCAACACCGTTGCCGCCGAGCAGCCTGCCGGTGACGACGCCCTGTTCGCCAACAGCGAAGTACCGGTCGCGCTGATCGGCACCAGCTACAGCGCCAACCCCAACTGGAACTTCGTCGGTGCGCTCAAACAAGCGCTGCACAGCGACGTCGTCAACTACGCCGAAGACGGCCATGGCCCGATTCTGCCGATGCTCAGCTACCTGAAAAGCGATGACTTCAAGAACAGCCCGCCACAAGTGCTGATCTGGGAGTTTCCTGAACGATATCTGCCTGTGAACAACGAAATCGGCGACGCCGACCCGCAGTGGGTCGCAGAGCTCAAACAAGCCGGCGCCCGCCAACAAAACGTAGCCATCAACACTAAATCCGAGACGCCCGATCGGGCGCAAAACTGA
- a CDS encoding MBOAT family O-acyltransferase, giving the protein MVFSSNVFLFLFLPIFLGLYYLSGQRYRNLLLLIASYVFYAWWRVDFLALFAAVTLWNYWIGLKVGAAGVRTKPAQRWLLLGVAVDLCILGYFKYANFGVDSINEIMTSFGLEPFILTHVLLPIGISFYIFESISYIIDVYRGDTPATRNLIDFAAFVAIFPHLIAGPVLRFRDLADQFNNRTHTLDKFSEGCTRFMQGFIKKVFIADTLAVVADHCFALQNPTTGDAWLGALAYTAQLYFDFSGYSDMAIGLGLMMGFRFMENFKQPYISQSITEFWRRWHISLSTWLRDYLYITLGGNRKGTLMTYRNLFLTMLLGGLWHGANITYIIWGAWHGMWLAIEKMLGLNTSPRSLNPIRWALTFLLVVMGWVIFRAENLHVAGRMYGAMFSFGDWSLSELNQASLTGLQVATLVVAYVTLAFFGLRDLYTNQPPAKTKPEVNVEADGPATATPGMIKAAPGENPASIHEPGYTVGVEAQVQPAYWTADWSRYVMRGLILLLFIASILKLSAQSFSPFLYFQF; this is encoded by the coding sequence ATGGTATTTTCATCCAACGTGTTCCTGTTTCTGTTCTTGCCGATCTTTCTCGGCTTGTACTACCTGAGCGGGCAACGCTATCGCAACCTGCTGCTGCTGATCGCCAGCTACGTGTTCTACGCCTGGTGGCGAGTGGACTTCCTCGCGCTGTTCGCAGCGGTCACGCTGTGGAACTACTGGATCGGCCTCAAGGTCGGTGCTGCCGGCGTGCGAACCAAACCGGCGCAGCGCTGGCTGCTGCTCGGCGTGGCCGTCGACCTGTGCATCCTCGGCTACTTCAAGTACGCCAACTTCGGTGTCGACAGCATCAACGAGATCATGACTTCGTTCGGTCTCGAGCCGTTCATCCTCACCCACGTGCTGCTGCCGATCGGTATTTCGTTCTACATCTTCGAATCGATCAGCTACATCATCGACGTGTACCGTGGCGACACTCCGGCGACGCGCAACCTGATCGACTTCGCAGCATTCGTGGCGATCTTCCCGCACCTGATTGCCGGCCCGGTCCTGCGTTTCCGCGATCTGGCCGACCAGTTCAACAACCGCACGCACACCCTCGACAAGTTCTCCGAGGGCTGCACGCGGTTCATGCAGGGTTTCATCAAGAAGGTCTTCATCGCCGACACCCTCGCTGTGGTCGCCGACCATTGCTTCGCCCTGCAGAACCCGACCACGGGTGACGCCTGGCTCGGTGCGCTGGCGTACACCGCGCAGCTGTATTTCGACTTCTCCGGCTACAGCGACATGGCCATCGGCCTGGGCTTGATGATGGGTTTCCGCTTCATGGAAAACTTCAAGCAGCCGTACATCAGCCAGTCGATCACCGAGTTCTGGCGCCGCTGGCACATCAGCCTCTCCACCTGGCTGCGTGACTACCTGTACATCACCCTCGGCGGTAACCGTAAAGGCACGCTGATGACCTATCGCAACCTGTTCCTGACCATGCTGCTCGGTGGTCTGTGGCACGGCGCGAACATCACTTACATCATCTGGGGCGCCTGGCACGGCATGTGGCTGGCGATCGAAAAAATGCTCGGTCTGAACACTTCGCCGCGCAGCCTCAACCCGATCCGTTGGGCACTGACCTTCCTGCTGGTAGTGATGGGCTGGGTGATCTTCCGTGCCGAGAACCTGCACGTTGCCGGGCGCATGTACGGCGCGATGTTCAGCTTCGGCGACTGGTCGCTGTCGGAACTCAATCAGGCCAGCCTGACCGGTCTGCAAGTGGCAACCCTGGTGGTGGCTTACGTGACCCTGGCCTTCTTCGGCCTGCGTGACCTGTACACCAATCAGCCGCCAGCCAAGACCAAACCGGAAGTCAACGTCGAGGCCGATGGCCCTGCGACCGCGACGCCGGGAATGATCAAGGCAGCGCCTGGGGAAAATCCGGCGAGCATCCACGAACCTGGCTACACCGTCGGCGTCGAAGCCCAGGTGCAACCGGCCTACTGGACCGCCGACTGGTCGCGCTACGTGATGCGCGGGCTGATCCTGCTGCTGTTCATCGCCTCGATTCTCAAACTCTCGGCGCAAAGCTTCTCGCCGTTCCTTTACTTCCAGTTCTGA
- a CDS encoding mannuronate-specific alginate lyase produces MRNPKLKNLLAPTLLSLAMFAGATQAAAPLRPPQGYFAPVDKFKTGDKSDGCDAMPAPYTGPLQFRSKYEGSDKARATLNVQSEKAFRDTTKDITTLERGTAKRVMQFMRDGRPEQLECTLDWLTAWAKADALMSKDFNHTGKSMRKWALGSMASSYIRLKFSDSHPLAQHQQEAQVIEAWFSKMADQVVSDWDNLPLEKTNNHSYWAAWSVMATAVATNRRDLFDWAVKEYKVGVNQVDADGFLPNELKRQQRALAYHNYALPPLAMIASFAQVNGVDLRQENNGALKRLGDRVLAGVKDPDEFEEKNGKKQDMTDLKEDMKFAWLEPFCTLYTCAPDVIEKKRDMQPFKTFRLGGDLTKVYDPSHEKG; encoded by the coding sequence ATGCGAAATCCGAAACTGAAAAACCTGTTGGCACCGACACTTCTGAGCCTGGCGATGTTCGCCGGGGCAACTCAGGCTGCCGCGCCATTGCGTCCACCGCAGGGCTACTTCGCCCCGGTGGATAAATTCAAGACCGGCGACAAGAGCGATGGCTGCGACGCGATGCCGGCGCCGTACACCGGTCCGCTGCAATTTCGCAGCAAATACGAAGGTTCGGACAAGGCCCGCGCGACGCTGAACGTGCAGTCGGAAAAAGCCTTTCGCGACACCACCAAAGACATCACCACGCTGGAACGCGGCACCGCCAAGCGCGTCATGCAGTTCATGCGCGACGGTCGCCCGGAACAGCTCGAATGCACGCTCGACTGGCTGACCGCGTGGGCCAAGGCTGACGCGTTGATGTCCAAAGACTTCAACCACACCGGCAAGTCGATGCGCAAATGGGCGCTGGGCAGCATGGCCTCGTCGTACATTCGCCTGAAATTTTCCGACTCGCATCCACTGGCCCAGCACCAGCAGGAAGCGCAGGTGATCGAAGCCTGGTTCAGCAAAATGGCTGATCAGGTGGTCAGCGACTGGGACAACCTGCCGCTGGAAAAAACCAACAACCACTCGTACTGGGCCGCCTGGTCGGTGATGGCCACCGCCGTCGCCACCAACCGCCGCGACCTGTTTGATTGGGCGGTGAAGGAATACAAGGTCGGCGTCAATCAAGTCGATGCCGATGGCTTCCTGCCCAACGAACTCAAGCGCCAGCAACGCGCCCTCGCCTATCACAACTACGCCCTGCCGCCGCTGGCGATGATCGCCAGTTTCGCCCAAGTCAATGGTGTCGATCTGCGTCAGGAAAACAATGGCGCACTGAAGCGTCTGGGTGACCGCGTGTTGGCCGGCGTCAAGGACCCTGACGAGTTCGAAGAAAAGAACGGCAAAAAGCAGGACATGACCGACCTGAAAGAGGACATGAAATTCGCCTGGCTCGAACCGTTCTGCACGCTCTACACCTGTGCGCCGGATGTGATCGAGAAGAAGCGCGACATGCAACCGTTCAAGACTTTCCGTCTTGGCGGCGACCTGACCAAGGTCTACGACCCGTCGCATGAAAAGGGCTAA
- a CDS encoding alginate O-acetyltransferase — MHPHMIKLLSLSALTLGILAAGNARADADGASVTPPKFTAEPCCNLCPAAHDAKNYTTRYQQNFTTLVQAQGDWLFRTQEDLRTEFNTTPAGYKRLQQLHDAFKSKGVELVIVYQPTRGLVNRNKLNPQEKAAFDYEKALGNYKTMLGRFAKMGYVVPDLSPLTNESLPDTLPAHDFYFRGDQHWTPYGAQRTAKIVAEKVKQIPAFADIPKREFETKRSGRMGKTGTLHNMAGQLCGTSYAIQYMDQFTTEPKGEAGDGDLFGDSGNPQITLVGTSHSGKNYNFAGFLEEAIGADILNVAFPGGGFEGSMLQYLGSEEFQKTPPKILIWEFSPLYRLDQETIYRQMMALLDNGCEGKDAQMSASATLKPGSKQELLVNSKNLNLQNANHQVDIRFADTSVKTLQATLWYMNGRHEDIKIEKPETSDTDGRFAFELRTDEDWASQNLLAVEVQGPEAGPDAAPQKVEAKICKRNVFPGVGQQTAQLGQ; from the coding sequence ATGCACCCACACATGATCAAACTGCTCAGCCTCTCGGCCCTGACCCTCGGCATTCTCGCTGCCGGCAACGCCCGCGCCGACGCTGACGGCGCAAGCGTCACGCCACCGAAGTTCACCGCCGAGCCGTGCTGCAACCTGTGCCCGGCGGCCCATGACGCGAAGAACTACACCACGCGTTATCAGCAGAACTTCACCACCCTGGTACAGGCTCAGGGCGACTGGCTGTTCCGTACCCAGGAAGACCTGCGCACCGAGTTCAACACCACGCCGGCCGGCTACAAGCGCCTGCAACAGTTGCACGATGCGTTCAAGAGCAAAGGCGTCGAGTTGGTGATCGTCTACCAGCCGACCCGTGGCCTGGTGAACCGCAACAAGCTCAACCCGCAGGAAAAAGCCGCGTTCGATTACGAGAAAGCCCTGGGCAACTACAAGACCATGCTCGGCCGTTTCGCCAAGATGGGCTACGTGGTGCCGGACCTGTCGCCACTGACCAACGAATCGCTGCCGGACACCCTGCCCGCCCACGATTTCTACTTCCGTGGCGACCAACACTGGACACCTTACGGTGCCCAGCGCACGGCAAAAATCGTCGCCGAAAAGGTCAAGCAGATCCCGGCCTTCGCCGACATTCCCAAGCGTGAATTCGAGACCAAGCGCTCCGGACGCATGGGCAAGACCGGCACTCTGCACAACATGGCCGGGCAACTGTGCGGCACCAGCTACGCGATCCAGTACATGGACCAGTTCACCACCGAGCCGAAAGGCGAGGCTGGTGACGGCGACCTGTTCGGCGATTCCGGCAATCCGCAGATCACCCTGGTCGGTACATCGCACAGCGGCAAGAACTACAACTTTGCCGGTTTCCTCGAAGAAGCCATCGGCGCCGACATCCTCAACGTGGCCTTCCCCGGCGGCGGCTTCGAAGGTTCGATGCTGCAGTACCTGGGCAGCGAGGAATTCCAGAAGACCCCGCCGAAGATTCTCATCTGGGAATTCTCGCCGCTGTATCGCCTCGACCAGGAAACCATCTATCGCCAGATGATGGCCCTGCTCGATAACGGTTGCGAAGGCAAGGACGCGCAGATGTCCGCCAGTGCCACGCTGAAGCCGGGCAGCAAGCAAGAACTGCTGGTCAACAGCAAGAACCTGAACCTGCAGAACGCCAACCATCAGGTCGACATCCGCTTCGCCGACACGTCGGTGAAAACCCTGCAAGCCACCCTCTGGTACATGAACGGTCGCCACGAGGACATCAAGATCGAGAAACCGGAAACCTCCGACACCGACGGTCGTTTCGCCTTTGAGCTGCGCACGGACGAAGACTGGGCCTCGCAAAACCTGCTGGCGGTCGAAGTCCAGGGTCCTGAAGCCGGACCTGACGCCGCGCCACAAAAAGTCGAAGCGAAAATCTGCAAACGCAACGTATTCCCGGGCGTCGGTCAACAGACCGCGCAGCTCGGGCAATGA
- the algG gene encoding mannuronan 5-epimerase AlgG: MISTRTGSLSLLAGAMLLASAGAFANVEPAKPATVAKELQQAKTYTVSSAPTDALKLAKPTLPDLSGFTAEAAAAKIVRSKPGKISVRRMMQENALKDFIGGDNKMAEWVVRQHGIPQAIFIDDGYMNLKDLAKKLPKQYFSETSPGVYLAKLPIVVGEKGILEIDGQTQELRLSQEAGSFLVNDGKLFVRDTKVTGWREKDNGPATFRSPKEFRPFLLAWGGTETYIVNSKMASFGYANSKSYGVSISQYTPNMAKVLKRPEPTGWIVGSEFSDMWYGFYCYETSDFVVKGNTYKDNIVYGIDPHDRSHRLIIAENTVHGTKKKHGIIISREVNDSFIFNNKSFDNKLSGLVIDRNSVNNIIAYNEIYKNHTDGITLYESADNLLWGNKVISNTRHGIRIRNSVNIRLYENVAMTNGLTGIYGHIKDLTDTDRDIKLDPFDAQVSLIVVGGELAANGSGPLSIDSPLSVELYRVSMLAPTKSSGISFNGILGERQDEILDLLVRQQKAVLIDPVERQTELQD, from the coding sequence ATGATCAGCACCAGAACAGGCTCACTCAGCCTGCTGGCCGGCGCGATGCTGCTGGCCAGCGCCGGCGCCTTCGCCAATGTTGAACCGGCGAAACCTGCGACCGTGGCCAAAGAACTGCAACAGGCCAAGACCTACACCGTCAGCAGCGCGCCGACCGACGCGCTGAAACTGGCCAAGCCGACACTGCCCGACCTCTCCGGCTTCACCGCCGAAGCCGCAGCCGCGAAGATCGTGCGCAGCAAGCCGGGCAAGATCAGCGTGCGCCGGATGATGCAGGAAAACGCCCTGAAGGACTTCATCGGCGGCGATAACAAGATGGCCGAATGGGTGGTGCGTCAGCACGGCATCCCGCAGGCGATCTTCATCGACGACGGCTACATGAACCTCAAGGATCTGGCGAAAAAACTGCCCAAGCAGTATTTCAGCGAGACGTCCCCGGGCGTGTACCTGGCCAAATTGCCGATCGTGGTCGGCGAGAAAGGCATCCTCGAAATCGATGGCCAGACCCAGGAACTGCGCCTGTCCCAAGAGGCCGGTTCGTTCCTGGTCAACGACGGCAAACTGTTCGTGCGTGACACCAAAGTCACCGGCTGGCGCGAGAAGGACAACGGCCCGGCGACCTTCCGTTCGCCGAAGGAATTCCGTCCGTTCCTGCTCGCCTGGGGCGGCACCGAGACCTACATCGTCAACAGCAAGATGGCCAGTTTCGGTTACGCCAACAGTAAGTCGTACGGGGTGAGTATTTCCCAGTACACGCCGAACATGGCCAAGGTCCTCAAGCGCCCGGAACCGACCGGCTGGATCGTCGGCTCCGAGTTCTCGGACATGTGGTACGGCTTCTACTGCTACGAAACCAGCGACTTTGTGGTCAAGGGCAACACCTACAAAGACAACATCGTCTACGGCATCGACCCGCATGACCGCTCGCACCGTCTGATCATTGCCGAGAACACCGTTCACGGCACGAAGAAGAAGCACGGGATCATTATTTCCCGTGAGGTCAACGACAGCTTCATCTTCAACAACAAGAGTTTCGACAACAAGTTGTCGGGCCTGGTGATCGACCGTAACAGCGTCAACAACATCATTGCCTACAACGAGATCTACAAGAACCACACCGACGGCATCACGCTCTACGAGTCTGCCGACAACCTGCTGTGGGGCAACAAGGTCATCAGCAATACCCGTCACGGCATTCGTATCCGTAACAGCGTGAACATCCGCCTCTACGAAAATGTTGCCATGACCAACGGCCTGACCGGTATCTACGGCCACATCAAGGACCTGACCGACACCGACCGTGACATCAAGCTCGACCCGTTCGACGCGCAGGTCTCGCTGATCGTCGTCGGCGGCGAGCTGGCGGCCAATGGCAGCGGCCCGCTGTCGATCGACTCGCCGCTGAGTGTCGAGCTGTATCGCGTGTCGATGCTGGCGCCGACCAAGTCCAGCGGGATCAGCTTCAACGGCATCCTCGGCGAGCGCCAGGATGAAATTCTCGATCTGTTGGTGCGCCAGCAGAAAGCCGTGCTGATCGACCCTGTCGAACGCCAGACCGAATTGCAGGACTGA
- a CDS encoding alginate export family protein: MKLNPFVKAGIGLTFALLWSCPTLAAMTESKNFGLEVKLTGQSEDDRDLGTAGGGDVNGVGLDLRPWIYGESGAWSAYAMGQAVTSTDIIETDTLQQSDGEQATDSGDRETKKNYLAMREFWVGYSGFTPYPGEILKFGRQRLRNDDGQWRDTNIEALNWTFDTTLLRANAGVAERFSEYRTDLKELAPKDKDRLHAYADAAYQWTPGQWVGIRGHHTHDDGKLDYAEPGVPRDSLDKTENGDISWIGLTADSDAYNWRNTNTVNYWGSITGMSGDRDTVNALNADGTRPTQAKRSDDISGWAADVGVRLRLDPQWQVGGAYARASADYEQNGLESNRSNYTGTRSRVHRFGEAFRGEMNNMQTATLFGSWMVNDEYDASLIYHKFWRVDGNKPVGSNGINAVENNTDDVTGAILSSTSLPLEDGNKDLGQEMDLVVTKYFKQGLLPAALSQSIDEPSALVRFRGGVFKPGDAYGSQVDSYMHRAFIDVIWRF, from the coding sequence ATGAAGCTGAACCCATTCGTGAAGGCCGGTATTGGCCTCACCTTCGCGCTGCTCTGGTCTTGCCCGACACTGGCTGCGATGACTGAAAGCAAGAACTTCGGTCTGGAAGTGAAACTCACCGGCCAGTCCGAAGACGACCGTGACCTCGGCACCGCCGGCGGCGGCGACGTCAACGGCGTGGGCCTCGACCTGCGTCCGTGGATCTACGGCGAAAGCGGCGCGTGGAGCGCCTACGCGATGGGTCAGGCCGTGACCTCGACCGACATCATCGAGACCGACACCCTGCAACAATCGGACGGCGAACAGGCCACCGACAGCGGTGATCGCGAAACCAAGAAAAACTACCTGGCGATGCGCGAGTTCTGGGTCGGCTACAGCGGCTTCACGCCCTACCCTGGCGAGATCCTCAAGTTCGGTCGTCAGCGTCTGCGCAATGACGACGGCCAATGGCGCGACACCAACATCGAAGCGCTGAACTGGACCTTCGACACCACACTGCTGCGCGCCAACGCCGGTGTTGCCGAGCGTTTCAGCGAGTACCGCACCGACTTGAAAGAGCTGGCGCCGAAAGACAAGGATCGCCTGCACGCCTACGCCGACGCCGCTTACCAGTGGACGCCGGGCCAGTGGGTCGGCATTCGCGGTCACCATACCCACGATGACGGCAAACTCGATTACGCCGAGCCGGGCGTCCCGCGCGACTCGCTGGACAAGACCGAGAACGGCGACATCAGCTGGATCGGCCTGACCGCCGACAGCGACGCCTACAACTGGCGCAACACCAACACCGTCAACTACTGGGGCAGCATCACCGGCATGAGCGGCGACCGCGACACGGTCAACGCGCTGAACGCCGACGGCACGCGCCCGACCCAAGCCAAGCGCAGCGATGACATCAGCGGCTGGGCAGCCGATGTCGGCGTGCGTCTGCGCCTCGATCCGCAGTGGCAAGTCGGCGGTGCCTACGCCCGCGCCAGTGCCGATTACGAACAGAACGGTTTGGAGAGCAACCGCTCCAACTACACCGGTACCCGCTCGCGCGTGCACCGTTTCGGCGAAGCGTTCCGTGGCGAAATGAACAACATGCAGACCGCCACCCTGTTCGGTTCGTGGATGGTCAACGACGAGTACGACGCCAGCCTGATCTACCACAAATTCTGGCGTGTCGACGGCAACAAGCCGGTCGGCAGCAACGGCATCAACGCGGTGGAAAACAACACCGACGACGTCACCGGCGCAATCCTCTCCAGCACATCCTTGCCGCTTGAAGATGGCAACAAGGACCTGGGTCAGGAAATGGACCTGGTCGTCACCAAGTACTTCAAGCAAGGCCTGTTGCCGGCGGCGTTGAGCCAGTCGATCGACGAGCCTTCGGCACTGGTGCGTTTCCGTGGCGGTGTATTCAAACCGGGCGATGCCTACGGCAGCCAGGTTGATTCCTACATGCACCGCGCATTCATTGACGTGATCTGGCGCTTCTGA